A genomic stretch from Actinomadura rubteroloni includes:
- a CDS encoding pentapeptide repeat-containing protein produces MLAAAGAAASTIWLTTSWLLDVADDAPPGTDRAKIRVEAVRTGLAAGGGAGAAVGLMLAFRRQRHAELVTALGQLDAAERRITELYNAAAEQLGSDKAPVRLTALYTLERLANDNERHRQTIVNIICAYLRMPYTPPPTNPPDPQEEHRERARRNAARYRAARDNRPPPIEPAPHGPDPREEHQVRLTAQRLLTTHLQPAAEHHWSGISLDLTGATLTDFTLTNCTVHHADFSHATFSGTTWFHKATFSRTALFDAATFSGNAWFNALTFSGDAGFEETTFSSNASFSAVTFSRDAGIKMTLATVVDAAGRHAPPPGWRIEPTEGGAGCFGRVPAPLNGS; encoded by the coding sequence ATGCTGGCGGCCGCGGGGGCGGCGGCGTCGACGATCTGGCTGACCACCTCTTGGCTGCTGGACGTCGCCGACGACGCCCCGCCCGGCACCGATCGGGCCAAGATCCGGGTGGAGGCGGTGCGCACCGGCTTGGCCGCCGGCGGCGGGGCGGGCGCAGCGGTCGGGTTGATGCTGGCGTTCAGACGGCAACGGCACGCCGAACTGGTGACCGCGCTGGGCCAGTTGGACGCGGCCGAGCGGCGGATCACCGAGCTGTACAACGCCGCCGCCGAACAACTCGGCTCCGACAAGGCACCAGTCCGCCTCACCGCGCTGTACACCCTGGAGCGGCTGGCCAACGACAACGAGCGACACCGACAAACAATCGTCAACATCATCTGCGCCTACCTGCGCATGCCCTACACCCCACCCCCGACCAACCCTCCCGACCCCCAGGAAGAACACCGCGAGAGGGCACGCCGCAACGCTGCCCGCTATCGCGCCGCCCGCGACAACAGGCCACCTCCGATCGAACCCGCCCCCCACGGCCCAGACCCCCGCGAAGAACACCAGGTCCGCCTCACCGCCCAACGCCTCCTCACCACCCACCTCCAGCCCGCCGCCGAACACCACTGGTCGGGCATCTCCCTGGACCTGACCGGCGCCACCCTCACCGACTTCACCCTCACCAACTGCACCGTCCACCACGCCGACTTCTCCCACGCAACCTTCTCCGGGACCACCTGGTTCCACAAGGCGACCTTCTCCAGGACCGCCTTGTTCGACGCGGCGACCTTTTCCGGGAACGCCTGGTTCAACGCGCTGACCTTCTCCGGGGACGCTGGGTTCGAAGAGACGACCTTCTCCAGCAACGCCTCGTTCAGCGCGGTGACCTTCTCCAGGGACGCTGGGATCAAGATGACGTTGGCTACCGTGGTGGATGCTGCCGGCAGGCATGCGCCGCCGCCGGGCTGGCGAATCGAGCCGACCGAAGGGGGCGCGGGCTGCTTCGGTCGAGTTCCCGCGCCCCTGAACGGCTCCTGA
- a CDS encoding 3'-5' exonuclease, producing MWLVRPPRPITALARRFHRIGDADAAGEPSVGEVAHEMRAALAGAVLVAHNAHVDISVIGRELGYAPAFTIDTLKLARRFLPGEKSYRLGALVERLDLAGRDAGRPDMRAHRAAYDALMCARLLRALAATAANPSLRDLLADPPPIRPEDTDAPPLF from the coding sequence GTGTGGCTGGTCCGTCCGCCCCGGCCGATCACCGCCCTGGCACGCCGCTTTCACCGGATCGGCGACGCCGACGCGGCCGGTGAGCCGAGCGTCGGCGAGGTCGCGCACGAGATGCGCGCCGCGCTGGCCGGAGCGGTGCTGGTCGCGCACAACGCCCACGTCGACATCTCGGTGATCGGACGCGAGCTGGGCTACGCCCCCGCGTTCACGATCGACACGCTCAAGCTCGCCCGGCGGTTCCTGCCGGGGGAGAAGTCCTACAGGCTCGGCGCGCTGGTCGAGCGCTTGGACCTGGCGGGCCGGGACGCCGGACGACCGGACATGAGAGCGCACCGCGCGGCCTACGACGCGCTCATGTGCGCCCGCCTGCTGCGCGCGCTAGCCGCTACCGCCGCGAACCCGTCCCTGCGAGACCTGCTCGCCGACCCACCTCCGATACGTCCCGAGGACACTGATGCTCCGCCCCTCTTTTGA
- a CDS encoding pentapeptide repeat-containing protein — MRTGHPLREPKAPRIPKTLAPATDADVNVEHDGKYLSVAYGPVTIIGNGAEDPEFERCRFERTWFSGVTLHRAGFADVEFSGADLANARLFNSRMFTTTVTNCRMTGLQLPEAGLRDVVFDGCRADMANFRFAHLRDVVFRDCNLSEASFQNAELAHVRFERCKLVATQFSNASMNDVRFSGCDLNGVRGVTSFDGAIVAGADAMGLLDALASALGITIEH, encoded by the coding sequence ATGCGCACCGGTCACCCGCTCCGGGAACCCAAGGCACCGAGAATTCCGAAGACCCTGGCACCGGCGACCGACGCCGACGTGAACGTGGAGCACGACGGAAAATACCTCTCGGTCGCCTACGGCCCGGTGACGATCATCGGGAACGGCGCGGAAGACCCCGAGTTCGAGCGCTGCCGGTTCGAGCGGACCTGGTTCTCGGGGGTCACGCTGCACAGGGCCGGTTTCGCCGACGTGGAATTCAGCGGTGCCGACCTGGCGAACGCCCGCCTGTTCAACTCCAGGATGTTCACTACGACCGTCACCAACTGCCGGATGACCGGCCTCCAACTCCCGGAAGCCGGACTGCGCGACGTGGTGTTCGACGGCTGCCGCGCCGACATGGCCAACTTCCGGTTCGCCCATCTGCGCGACGTGGTCTTCCGCGACTGCAACCTGTCGGAAGCCAGCTTTCAGAACGCCGAACTGGCCCACGTCCGGTTCGAGCGCTGCAAACTCGTCGCCACCCAGTTCAGCAACGCCAGCATGAACGACGTGCGCTTCTCCGGCTGCGATCTCAACGGCGTGCGCGGCGTCACCAGCTTCGACGGCGCGATCGTCGCCGGCGCCGACGCCATGGGCCTCCTCGACGCCCTGGCGTCAGCACTAGGAATCACGATCGAGCACTAG
- a CDS encoding alpha/beta hydrolase family protein produces the protein MAHALLRTSAVVTAAALCAGLASASASAAAGPHRGALVSAEHLRTLSSGQVAGQLAAAGYEHASVRNGVDTYRLVYRTVDAHGRPTTASGLFVLPRTGRHRLRTVSYDHGTTSYKGDAPSTTGDGFAPAPALTYGAAGFAAAEPDYLGLGLGPGVHPWMNVPSEVTASVDMLRASRAFARRHGRELDRKVLVTGFSQGASAATALGRALQNGSDPWFRLGALAPISGGYAFRTAEIPALLNGGVEPKSGTLYAAYLLVAFNRLHHLYDSPAQVFKSPYDETIEQLFDGTHTGEELFNSTPGTIGDLLTPYGLKLLTDPPERFAAALKVLDGTCQWTPKAPTRLYFSRNDEQAVNANSTTCRTQLGTQVPLIDLGTGNYQGSRHLGSNVAGTAAIVRWFLTLK, from the coding sequence ATGGCACACGCACTCCTCCGCACCTCCGCCGTGGTGACAGCCGCAGCGCTCTGCGCCGGGCTCGCCTCCGCGTCCGCGTCCGCAGCCGCCGGACCGCACCGCGGCGCCCTGGTCTCCGCCGAGCACCTGCGGACCCTCTCGTCCGGCCAGGTCGCCGGGCAGCTCGCGGCCGCCGGATACGAGCACGCCTCGGTGCGCAACGGCGTCGACACCTACCGGCTCGTGTACCGGACGGTCGACGCGCACGGCCGGCCGACGACGGCGAGCGGACTGTTCGTCCTGCCGCGCACCGGACGGCACCGGCTCCGGACGGTCTCCTACGACCACGGCACCACCAGCTACAAGGGCGACGCGCCGTCCACGACCGGCGACGGATTCGCCCCGGCGCCCGCCCTCACCTACGGCGCGGCGGGCTTCGCCGCCGCCGAACCGGACTACCTCGGCCTCGGGCTGGGACCGGGCGTCCACCCATGGATGAACGTGCCCTCGGAGGTGACCGCCTCAGTCGACATGCTGCGGGCCAGCCGCGCCTTCGCCCGGCGGCACGGCCGCGAACTCGACCGCAAGGTTTTGGTGACCGGGTTCTCCCAGGGCGCATCAGCCGCCACCGCACTGGGCCGGGCCTTGCAGAACGGATCCGACCCGTGGTTCCGGCTCGGCGCGCTCGCCCCCATCAGCGGCGGATACGCCTTCCGGACGGCAGAAATCCCAGCGCTGCTCAACGGCGGGGTAGAACCGAAATCCGGCACGCTGTACGCGGCCTACCTGCTGGTCGCCTTCAACCGGCTCCACCACCTGTACGACTCCCCCGCACAGGTCTTCAAGAGTCCTTACGACGAGACCATCGAGCAGCTATTCGACGGCACCCACACTGGCGAAGAACTGTTCAACTCCACTCCGGGCACGATCGGCGACCTCCTCACCCCCTACGGGCTGAAACTGCTCACGGACCCGCCCGAGCGCTTCGCCGCAGCCCTGAAGGTCCTGGACGGCACATGCCAATGGACGCCCAAGGCCCCGACGCGGCTCTACTTCAGCCGGAACGACGAGCAGGCCGTCAACGCCAACAGCACCACGTGCCGGACTCAACTCGGCACGCAGGTGCCCCTCATCGACCTGGGAACCGGGAACTACCAGGGCTCCCGGCACCTGGGCTCCAACGTGGCGGGCACCGCCGCGATCGTCCGCTGGTTCCTGACCCTGAAATGA
- a CDS encoding amidohydrolase family protein → MTSPLVAIEEHWMLPELAAALEGRDDSLTLNRFGDHEQRLTDLADGRIAAMDEQGIDVSVIALTPPGTQALPPDEAVRLSRAANDTAAAAVARRPDRFRALSTLPLSAPGAAADELRRAADLGHVGTMVYGHAGRLTLDDPAYDDLWATAARLRQPVFLHPQLPSEATRDALYRGFDATTDLALATFGWGWHVDAATAALRLIVRGTFDRHPDLQLILGHWGELLLFWLDRADGLARAAGLPRAVSEYVRSNVYVTASGMLDPAKLRHVLTVTTPDRLLFSTDYPFQHPTRDEITAFLDVFPERDRPLFTTRNAATLFDLDL, encoded by the coding sequence GTGACGTCACCGCTGGTCGCGATCGAGGAGCACTGGATGCTCCCCGAGCTGGCGGCGGCCCTCGAAGGCCGCGACGACAGCCTGACCCTCAACCGGTTCGGCGACCACGAGCAGCGCCTCACCGACCTGGCCGACGGCCGGATCGCCGCGATGGACGAGCAGGGCATCGACGTCTCGGTCATCGCCCTGACGCCGCCCGGCACCCAGGCGCTCCCGCCCGACGAGGCCGTCCGCCTGAGCCGCGCGGCCAACGACACCGCGGCGGCGGCCGTCGCGCGCCGCCCGGACCGGTTCCGGGCGTTGTCGACGCTGCCGCTGTCCGCGCCCGGCGCGGCGGCCGACGAACTCCGCCGCGCCGCCGACCTCGGTCACGTCGGCACGATGGTCTACGGCCACGCCGGACGGCTGACCCTCGACGACCCCGCCTACGACGACCTGTGGGCGACGGCGGCGCGGCTGCGGCAGCCGGTCTTCCTGCACCCGCAACTGCCGTCCGAGGCGACCCGCGACGCGCTGTACCGGGGGTTCGACGCCACGACCGACCTCGCCCTCGCCACGTTCGGCTGGGGCTGGCACGTGGACGCCGCCACCGCCGCCCTGCGGCTCATCGTGCGCGGCACCTTCGACCGCCATCCCGACCTGCAACTGATCCTCGGCCACTGGGGAGAACTGCTGCTGTTCTGGCTGGATCGCGCCGACGGTCTCGCGCGTGCGGCGGGCCTGCCGCGAGCCGTGTCCGAGTACGTCCGCTCGAACGTGTACGTCACGGCGTCCGGAATGCTCGACCCCGCGAAACTTCGCCACGTCCTGACGGTGACGACTCCCGACCGCCTGCTGTTCTCCACCGACTACCCGTTCCAGCACCCGACCCGCGACGAGATCACCGCGTTCCTCGACGTCTTTCCCGAACGCGACCGTCCGCTGTTCACGACCCGCAACGCCGCAACCCTGTTCGACCTCGACCTCTGA
- a CDS encoding SDR family NAD(P)-dependent oxidoreductase: protein MTTTHPTVLLIGASRGLGLALAQEYLARGAHVVATVRGSRPTPLHDLTDPNLEIEHVDITERAQVESLRDRLKDRAFDLLFVVAGITNGRYETPADVDPDEFSQVMTTNALSPMRTVELLRDLVRADGTIAVMSSGQGSIANNERGEFEIYRASKSALNQLMRSYAARHRDDPRTLLLAAPGWVRTELGGPDAVLTVEESIPRLAGVIDAQHGRGGLQFLDYRGETLPW from the coding sequence ATGACCACCACGCACCCGACCGTCCTGCTGATCGGCGCCTCGCGCGGCCTCGGCCTCGCCCTCGCGCAGGAGTACCTGGCGCGCGGCGCGCACGTCGTGGCCACCGTCCGCGGCTCGCGGCCGACGCCGCTGCACGACCTCACCGACCCGAACTTGGAGATCGAGCACGTCGACATCACCGAACGCGCCCAGGTGGAGTCACTGCGCGACCGGCTCAAGGACCGCGCGTTCGACCTGCTGTTCGTCGTCGCCGGCATCACCAACGGGCGCTACGAGACCCCGGCCGACGTCGACCCCGACGAGTTCTCCCAGGTCATGACGACCAACGCGCTCAGCCCGATGCGCACGGTCGAGCTGTTGCGGGACCTGGTGCGCGCGGACGGGACGATCGCCGTCATGTCGTCCGGGCAGGGCAGCATCGCCAACAACGAACGCGGCGAGTTCGAGATCTACCGCGCCAGCAAGTCGGCGCTGAACCAGCTCATGCGCAGCTACGCCGCGCGCCACCGGGACGACCCGCGCACCCTGCTGCTCGCCGCGCCCGGCTGGGTCCGCACCGAACTCGGCGGCCCGGACGCCGTGCTGACCGTCGAGGAGAGCATCCCGCGCCTCGCCGGGGTGATCGACGCCCAGCACGGCCGCGGCGGCCTCCAGTTCCTCGACTACCGCGGCGAGACGCTGCCGTGGTGA
- a CDS encoding TetR/AcrR family transcriptional regulator, giving the protein MAEHTGRAAKRAATARRILDAARAEFAEHGLQATTVRSIARRAGVDPSLVLQHYGSKDKLFALAIDLGTEWPGEDVPAHLARVLDVRLDEPSPQVRALVRSMLTAPEATSAMKAFLDDRTRNLAATTDDPDADLRAALTVTSILGLVVARHFLRLDALADISDEQVERIVRPWAGASLPDAPGNAADAPSC; this is encoded by the coding sequence ATGGCGGAACACACCGGACGCGCCGCCAAGCGCGCGGCGACGGCGCGGCGCATCCTGGACGCGGCGCGCGCCGAGTTCGCCGAGCACGGCCTCCAGGCGACGACGGTGCGGTCCATCGCGCGCCGGGCGGGCGTCGACCCGTCGCTCGTCCTCCAGCACTACGGCTCCAAGGACAAGCTGTTCGCGCTCGCCATCGACCTCGGCACCGAATGGCCGGGCGAGGACGTCCCCGCCCACCTCGCCCGCGTGCTGGACGTGCGCCTGGACGAGCCGTCGCCGCAGGTCCGCGCGCTCGTCCGGTCGATGCTCACCGCGCCGGAGGCCACGTCCGCGATGAAGGCGTTCCTCGACGACCGCACGCGCAATCTCGCCGCCACGACCGACGACCCGGACGCCGACCTCCGCGCGGCCCTCACGGTCACGTCCATCCTCGGCCTGGTCGTCGCGCGGCACTTCCTGCGCCTCGACGCCCTGGCCGACATCTCCGACGAGCAGGTCGAGCGGATCGTCCGTCCCTGGGCCGGCGCGTCCCTGCCCGACGCCCCCGGGAATGCGGCCGACGCGCCTTCGTGTTGA